AAAATAAAAGGTAGCCAAGCTAAAATATTGCTTAAAAGAGGGTATAAAATTGTAATGTGGAGTGTATTGTCTTACGACTGGGAAGTTAAGGTCTCACAAGAAAAATGCTTAAAAAATGTAATTAGCCATGCCACCTCAGGAAGTATTGTGGTGTTTCATGACAGTATAAAAGCATCAAAAAACATGCAATATACCTTACCTAAAGTTTTAGAATATTACAGCAAAAAGGGCTATCAATTTAAATCCCTTTAAACAAACTTCTGAACGATGCCAATTAAGGTATTAGCGTCTTGCTCTCCGCTTTGGCGCCATTTCATTTCACCATTTTTATAAATAATTAAGGTTGGTAAACCTTTGACGCGCAATGCCTCGGATAGCTCTTGATTTTTCTCAACATCTATCTTAATTACTTTTGCTTTGTCACCAAGCGCTGCTGCTACATCACGTAGCACTGCATGCATGGCTTTAGACGGTTCATTCCATTCTGTAAAAAAATCTAACAGTACAGGTATTTCGACATCTATTAATTCTCCAAATTTTGACATTTGATATCAGTTTAGTTTAAACTATTTACTAAAATATAACTTTTAGATTAAATTAAGCTATTTGCTCACTTTTTTTAAGTTCGATGATTGTTATTTCTGGCCAAATCCCTAAACGTCCGGGATAAGCTAAATAGCCAAATCCTCTGTTAACGTTAATATATTGTCCTTTTTCTTTATAGATTCCTGCCCAATGTTTGTAACGCCATTTAATGGGACTCCATTTAATCCATCCCGGGATTTCTATGCCAAACTGCATACCGTGCGTATGCCCACTTAAGGTTAAGTGATAATGGCAATCATGTGCTATTACTTTTTCATCCCAATGCGATGGATCATGAGACATTAATATCTTAAAATCGTTAGTATCAATAGCAGACGACGCTTCATCTAAATCTCCTGACTTTTTAAAACCACCTTTACCCCAATTTTCAACACCAATCAAAGCCAAACGCGCACCCTCTTTTTCGATATATCGACTTTCATTTAATAAGATATCAAATCCCATATCCTTTTGGATAGCTATCAATTCCTTTAAATTATCCTTTTTTTCCTGTACGGACTCCCATTCTACATAATCGCCATAATCATGATTTCCTAAGACAGAAAACACACCATCTTTAGCAGACAATTTAGAAAAGGTCTCTTTCCAGTCATACATTTCTGAAGCTTTATTATTAACTAAATCACCAGTAAACAAAATCACATCTCCTTTTTGCTCATTAACCAAATCGACTGCGTAATTTATTTTTTCTTTATTATCAAAACTTCCCGCATGTATATCACTAATATGTGTCAATCGATAGCCGTCAAACGCATCAGGCAAATCATCAAAATGCAATGTATATTTCAAAACCTTATAATTATAACGGCCTTTATACATTCCGTAAAGCAAACCAGAAAATGGTATGGCTGCCAACCCTAAAGCCACTTGACTAATAAACTTACGTCTTGATGGTATAGTAAAAGTCTCTCTTGTAATAAAAAACCGATCATAC
This portion of the Olleya sp. Bg11-27 genome encodes:
- a CDS encoding metallophosphoesterase — translated: MIRFVIIAIIYVVFTVYGYQAIKTVFKSPWMHYLFFAIAFLVASNVIYQFSSPAVGRVISGGRGYAIGFMLAYLSLNLVIVPLLIGEDIIRGFIGLYDRFFITRETFTIPSRRKFISQVALGLAAIPFSGLLYGMYKGRYNYKVLKYTLHFDDLPDAFDGYRLTHISDIHAGSFDNKEKINYAVDLVNEQKGDVILFTGDLVNNKASEMYDWKETFSKLSAKDGVFSVLGNHDYGDYVEWESVQEKKDNLKELIAIQKDMGFDILLNESRYIEKEGARLALIGVENWGKGGFKKSGDLDEASSAIDTNDFKILMSHDPSHWDEKVIAHDCHYHLTLSGHTHGMQFGIEIPGWIKWSPIKWRYKHWAGIYKEKGQYINVNRGFGYLAYPGRLGIWPEITIIELKKSEQIA
- a CDS encoding thioredoxin family protein; amino-acid sequence: MSKFGELIDVEIPVLLDFFTEWNEPSKAMHAVLRDVAAALGDKAKVIKIDVEKNQELSEALRVKGLPTLIIYKNGEMKWRQSGEQDANTLIGIVQKFV